GGAAGGCGGACGTCTTACCCACAAAATCGCCCCTGATACCGACAAGGAAGAAAAGCTGGTTCGCGAAGCCTTCTTCCCCACCCATGTGGAAGCCATGGAACTGGTTATCGCCCTTTTGACCGACCCCGAAAAGGGCGTGATCAAGGACAAGAGCGAAATCTACGCCATCGGTCACCGTGTGCTGCACGGCGGCGAAGCCGTGAGCGACCCGGTGCTGGTGAACGAACGCGTGAAGCAGATTGTGGAAGAATGCGCCGTGCTTGGCCCCTTGCACAACCCTGCCAACCTCATGGGCATTGAAGTGGCCGAAAAGCTCTTCCCCGGCGTTCCCAATGTGGCCGTGTTCGATACCGAATTCGGCATGGGCATGCCCAAGGAAGCCTTCATGTACGCCCTGCCCTACGAAATGTACGAAGAGCTGCGCATCCGCCGTTACGGCTTCCACGGCACCTCGCACAAGTACATCGCCAGTGCAACCGCCCAGTTCCTTGGCAAGCCCCTTTCCGAGCTGCGTTCCATCACCATGCACCTCGGCAACGGTTCTTCCATGAGCTGCGTCAAAAACGGCAAGTGCTTTGACACCAGCATGGGGCTCACCCCGCTGGAAGGCCTTGTGATGGGTACCCGCTGCGGCACCATCGACCCGGCCATTGTGCCCTTCATCATGGAAAAGAAGGGCCTCAGCCCCGCCGAAGCCGACACCCTGATGAACAAGAAGTCGGGCCTGCTGGGCCTGTGCGGCTACACCGACATGCGCGACGTGCATGCCCAGGTGGAAAAGGGCAACGACCGTGCCGAGCTGGCCCTCAAGCTGCTTGTGCGCAGCATCAAGAAGACCCTTGGCTCTTACTTCTTCCTGCTTGAAGGCAACGTGGACGCCCTGGTGTTCACCGCCGGTATCGGCGAAAACGACGACATCGTGCGTGCCATGGTGTGCGAAGGCCTCGAAGCCTTTGGCATCAAGCTCAACAAGGAAGAAAACGGCACCCGCAAGCCCGGCGCGCGCATCATCACCACGCCCGACAGCAAGATTCCCGTTATCATCATCCCCACCAACGAAGAGCTGCAGATCGCTCTCGCCACAGTGGAAGTGCTGAAAAAGTAAGTCCCTCCACAGGCTGTAAATAAAAAAGCCGCTGTCCTTCACGGGCAGCGGCTTTTTTATTTACCATCTGTGAAATGCGACAACTCGCAGTGGATCACCTGTCAGAGGCAAGGGCTTCAGCCATGACCTGTTCAAACTGCTGCGCGTAGGCTTCGTACTTCTTCTTGCTATTGTAGTCGTTGGAGCTCTTTACAAACAGACCGCCGCCAACAGCTACCACAAGGGCGGACACGCCGCCGAACTTGGCGCTCATCCACAGGACTTCGGGGAGACGGTTCAGCAGCTCGTCCATGCTTTCCGTAAACAGGTGCATCAAAAAGCTGAAGCACACCAGCCCCACCAGAAAGACAATGGCGCTGACCTTGCAAACCTTTTTGAGCGGGTACTTCTCCACTTCATATTCGGTGGCGCGCGCAAGGCCACAACGCTTCATCACCGTAGCGGCGTCTGCAAATTCACATATCCGGGCGGCGGTTTCGGGGGTATCCCCCACACGTCGCACGGCATAGACTTCAAGGGGAGCGTTTTCACCCAGCGAGCCACCCTGTGCAGCCGCAAGCGGGCCAAGGCAGCCCAGCACCAAGGCATCGCCAGGTTGTACGGTAAAATCCTGCGGCAGCGGCAACTGCACTTCAGTGCCGTGCTCGAGCAGAAGGGCAACGGCCTGCCAGCCCTTTGCGCCACTGGGCAGGCGCAGAACCGTGCCCGCGGCATCATCCACCGAAACCACAGCAGCAAGCGCGGCGGATGTGGAATCCGTGTCCAGCACAACCGCCTCAATGCCCATAGCCCTAAAGCTCTTGCCTTCAACAGTAAAATCCATACAACCTTTCTCCATATTTGAACCGGCTGGCGTGGCCTAGCCGGGCAGCAACCTTTCCTCAAGGGCAAGATCCACCGTCACCTCGCGCGAGGGCAGCGACTTGTCTATGCGCACCGTACCTGCAGGGGCATTGCGCATGGGCTTTACGTGGCGCACCTCAGCATACTGTATGCGCGCCCGTGCGGCGTCCCTTTGCCAGCTTTTGCTGGCGGCCAGCGCCCCGGCTTCGTCCAGGGTACGGGGTGGAACCTCCTGCCCGCCGTGCGCGCGGCGTATGATCACGTGCGAACCGGGGCCGTTTTCCGCATGCAGCCAGATATCGTGCGGTGCGGCCAGCTTGCGTGCCGCCAGGTTGCCCCTTGAATCGCGCCCGCGCAACAGCACAAAGCCATCAGAACTGATAAACATCTGCACATTTTTGGGCAGTGTAGCCGCCATGCCGGAACCGGCAGCGCGGCCGCCGCTGGCGGTGTCTTCGGCATTACCTGCGGTTGCACCAAGAAGGCTGTCGTGCCGGGCCTTACGCAGCGAGGCAAGCTCTGCCTCCAGCGTCGCACGGCGCTCTGCCAGATGTTCCATGCCGCGTTGCCCACGCCGGGCCGTGTGGAACAAGCGGGCCATTTCCTCGCGCACAGAACGGCGCAGATCAAGCTTTATCTCGCGGGCTGGGCCGTGCGGGCCTTCTTCCACATTCACCGATGCGGCACGAAAATCTGCGGGCCAACGCCACAGTTCGGCCTGAAGGGCCAAGGCGTCGGCCTGGCAGGCCATCATGCCGCCAAGGCGGGATTCTTCCTCTCGCAGTTTTTCGAGCAGCTTGGTGAGCTTGCGCACGCGCCGGTCAAGTGGCTGGGCTGCCTCGCGCGCCTGCTCCAGCGCAAGACGTGAAAGCACGATGTCCTGCCCGGCCAGTTCGGTGAGCGCAAGCGCGTTTGCCCCGCAAAATTCCCGGATCCGGCTAGTGCCAGTATCCTTGCCCAGCAAGGCCTGCTGCTGCGCCGGGGGCAGGGGCCAGGCGCTTATGCCCAGCACCGGGCGGGGCATGGCTGGGGCGAAATAATCACTTTCGGGCAGGGGCTGCTCAGGTGCCGGATCTGCGGCGGAGCTTTCCACCCCGTAGCAAAACAGGTCACCGCCGCCAAGGCGCAGGTCTTCCAGCAGGGCCCACTGTTCCGGCTCATCCAGACAGGCCAGGGTGCGCCGCAGGGCAGGCGTGAGCACGGCCCACTGCCGCCAGTCCTGCTGCGCCGCCGCAAGCTGCTCAGGCTCGGGCCACTGGGGCTGATCCTCTTCTGGTGCTTCGGCGTCGGTCAAAAATTTCAGGCTTGCCCCTTCGCGCAGGTCAAGCAACAGCCATGTGAGACGTGGTTGCGCTGAAGATTCGTCATCTTCTGCAACGCGGCTGGCGGCATCCGCCCCACCGCCCAGCAGCAGCCACAAACGGCGCTCGCTCCACTGCGGCACGCAGGCGGCAATGCGCCTCCCCCCGGCATACTTGCGCAGTCGCATGATGGGGGCCGAAGGCACCCGCCCGACGCTGATA
The sequence above is drawn from the Desulfovibrio sp. genome and encodes:
- a CDS encoding acetate kinase, with protein sequence MKILVINAGSSSCKYQLLEMDTRAVLCSGLAERIGQEGGRLTHKIAPDTDKEEKLVREAFFPTHVEAMELVIALLTDPEKGVIKDKSEIYAIGHRVLHGGEAVSDPVLVNERVKQIVEECAVLGPLHNPANLMGIEVAEKLFPGVPNVAVFDTEFGMGMPKEAFMYALPYEMYEELRIRRYGFHGTSHKYIASATAQFLGKPLSELRSITMHLGNGSSMSCVKNGKCFDTSMGLTPLEGLVMGTRCGTIDPAIVPFIMEKKGLSPAEADTLMNKKSGLLGLCGYTDMRDVHAQVEKGNDRAELALKLLVRSIKKTLGSYFFLLEGNVDALVFTAGIGENDDIVRAMVCEGLEAFGIKLNKEENGTRKPGARIITTPDSKIPVIIIPTNEELQIALATVEVLKK
- a CDS encoding NFACT RNA binding domain-containing protein, which gives rise to MDAHLFRRCCEDLIPLLLGARVEKIQEPADGLLAIMIYSGGRKRQLCLRFGRKDPFCFVTSQRISVGRVPSAPIMRLRKYAGGRRIAACVPQWSERRLWLLLGGGADAASRVAEDDESSAQPRLTWLLLDLREGASLKFLTDAEAPEEDQPQWPEPEQLAAAQQDWRQWAVLTPALRRTLACLDEPEQWALLEDLRLGGGDLFCYGVESSAADPAPEQPLPESDYFAPAMPRPVLGISAWPLPPAQQQALLGKDTGTSRIREFCGANALALTELAGQDIVLSRLALEQAREAAQPLDRRVRKLTKLLEKLREEESRLGGMMACQADALALQAELWRWPADFRAASVNVEEGPHGPAREIKLDLRRSVREEMARLFHTARRGQRGMEHLAERRATLEAELASLRKARHDSLLGATAGNAEDTASGGRAAGSGMAATLPKNVQMFISSDGFVLLRGRDSRGNLAARKLAAPHDIWLHAENGPGSHVIIRRAHGGQEVPPRTLDEAGALAASKSWQRDAARARIQYAEVRHVKPMRNAPAGTVRIDKSLPSREVTVDLALEERLLPG